The Aphis gossypii isolate Hap1 unplaced genomic scaffold, ASM2018417v2 Contig00698, whole genome shotgun sequence genome includes a window with the following:
- the LOC126555069 gene encoding uncharacterized protein LOC126555069: MEDLGIATSNMEELKCLVCNKYFRYKRTLKRHSITCGSKESKNINSVQCPDSACNKTFTNKKNLKFHIEADHGVKLLNEKRTFATLHDFKEWKLKLEDDNLCFYALSARKTVGQNKTITYLDCHRTGNFQSRSTGVRKIKSQGTNKIGSTCPSSMV, from the exons atggaagATTTAGGAATTGCAACTAGTAACATGGAAGAGCTTAAGTGCTTGGTTtgcaacaaatattttaggtataaaagAACTTTAAAGAGACACTCAATTACTTGTGGCTCTAAAgagtctaaaaatattaatagcgTGCAATGTCCAGATTCAGCTTGTAATAAAACAttcacaaacaaaaaaaacttaaaatttcatatagaGGCAGACCATGGTGTGAAATTACTAAACGAAAAAAGAACGTTTGCAACTCTTCATG aTTTCAAGGAATGGAAATTAAAACTGGAAgatgataatttatgtttttatgcgTTAAGTGCTCGTAAGACTGTAGGACAGAATAAAACTATAACGTATCTGGATTGTCATCGAACCGGTAATTTCCAAAGTAGATCAACAGGTGTccgtaaaattaaaagtcaGGGCACAAACAAAATTGGATCTACATGTCCATCGTCAatggtataa